One Candidatus Kryptobacter tengchongensis DNA segment encodes these proteins:
- a CDS encoding 4-diphosphocytidyl-2-C-methyl-D-erythritol kinase, translated as MDRIKLLSPAKINIGLRVLRKRVDGYHDIETIFHEVKLFDEIEMEIYDEIEFESDSDEIPRGFENLCLKAVRIFFESFGIHSGVRIYLKKRIPVGAGLGGGSSNSATVLKGLNILFNVGADDDHLCELGSLIGSDVPFFIKGGTAYATGRGEIIEPIDVKVPYKIVIVYPGVKISTAWAYENLKLKGHEGEESLKKIFVENVKNPAALRELIGNDFEELVFSHYPVVEDVKRKLYKLGSVFSLMSGSGSAVFGFFEEIDEDKLKSTFSGDLMWYLV; from the coding sequence ATGGATAGGATAAAATTACTTTCCCCTGCGAAGATAAACATCGGGTTAAGGGTGTTGAGAAAACGTGTGGATGGTTATCACGATATAGAGACAATTTTTCATGAAGTGAAACTCTTTGATGAGATTGAGATGGAAATTTACGATGAGATTGAATTTGAATCTGACTCTGATGAGATACCTCGTGGTTTTGAAAATTTGTGTTTAAAGGCAGTGAGAATTTTTTTTGAAAGTTTCGGGATTCATTCCGGGGTTAGAATTTATCTTAAAAAAAGGATTCCAGTAGGAGCTGGGCTTGGTGGGGGTAGTAGCAATTCTGCGACAGTTTTAAAAGGGCTTAATATCTTATTTAATGTTGGAGCTGATGATGATCATCTATGTGAGCTTGGGAGCTTGATTGGCTCAGATGTTCCATTTTTTATAAAGGGTGGAACAGCTTATGCTACAGGGCGTGGGGAGATAATTGAACCAATTGATGTTAAAGTTCCGTATAAAATCGTCATTGTTTATCCGGGTGTCAAAATTTCAACTGCGTGGGCGTATGAGAATTTAAAATTGAAAGGTCATGAAGGGGAGGAAAGTTTAAAGAAGATATTTGTGGAAAATGTTAAGAATCCAGCTGCGTTAAGAGAACTCATTGGGAATGATTTTGAGGAACTTGTTTTTTCTCATTATCCAGTTGTTGAAGATGTGAAACGTAAGCTTTACAAACTTGGTTCTGTTTTTTCTCTGATGTCGGGGAGTGGATCTGCGGTTTTTGGTTTTTTTGAGGAAATTGATGAGGATAAGCTTAAGAGCACTTTTTCGGGTGATCTTATGTGGTATTTGGTGTGA
- a CDS encoding glycerate kinase, with translation MKIVIAPDSFKGSLTSVEATQIIAKAFETTLPNCEIVKIPISDGGEGFVDAIYFSISGEIYETIVSGPLPNQKVKAKFLIKDKIAIIEMASASGLTLVPKAKRNPKITTTYGVGELIKKALDHNVNEIIIGVGGSATNDGGMGMASALGYKFLDKNGKQIKQGGINLLKLEKIDDSEVDERVKKVKFKVAVDVLNPLCGPEGASFIYAPQKGARKSDLPLLDKALKKLASIVKEKYKIDIENLPGAGAAGGLAGGLVAFCNAKIVRGIDIFLDLVSFNEKIKNANLIITGEGKIDSQVKYGKAIKGIIERAQNIPVIAIAGKIEGSSRELAYNLGLASIISMTHLGMKESYAIKNARGILFDASTQIANLIKNLCLNY, from the coding sequence ATGAAAATTGTAATAGCTCCTGATTCATTCAAGGGTTCCCTCACATCAGTTGAAGCAACGCAGATAATCGCTAAGGCATTTGAAACGACTTTACCAAACTGCGAAATAGTTAAAATCCCAATCTCAGACGGTGGCGAAGGCTTTGTTGATGCAATTTACTTCTCAATATCTGGAGAAATCTATGAAACAATTGTCTCAGGTCCTCTTCCAAATCAAAAAGTCAAAGCTAAATTCCTGATCAAGGATAAAATTGCAATAATTGAAATGGCATCTGCAAGTGGCTTAACACTTGTCCCCAAAGCGAAACGAAATCCAAAAATAACAACAACTTACGGAGTTGGAGAACTGATAAAGAAAGCGCTTGACCACAATGTAAATGAAATAATCATTGGCGTTGGCGGAAGCGCCACAAATGATGGTGGAATGGGCATGGCTTCTGCACTTGGTTATAAATTCCTTGATAAAAATGGAAAACAAATAAAGCAAGGCGGGATAAATCTTCTTAAACTTGAAAAAATAGATGACTCAGAAGTGGATGAACGAGTTAAAAAAGTTAAATTCAAAGTCGCAGTTGATGTCCTAAATCCATTATGTGGACCAGAAGGCGCCTCATTTATATATGCACCACAAAAAGGCGCACGAAAATCAGATTTACCACTACTTGACAAAGCACTTAAAAAGTTGGCATCTATCGTTAAAGAAAAATACAAAATAGACATAGAAAATCTCCCAGGAGCTGGAGCAGCTGGAGGACTCGCAGGAGGACTTGTTGCATTCTGCAATGCAAAGATCGTAAGAGGAATTGACATCTTCCTTGATCTTGTTTCATTCAACGAGAAAATAAAGAACGCAAATCTTATAATAACTGGCGAAGGCAAAATTGATTCCCAGGTTAAGTATGGAAAAGCAATCAAAGGAATAATAGAAAGAGCCCAGAATATTCCTGTAATTGCCATCGCTGGAAAAATTGAGGGAAGTTCAAGAGAACTTGCATATAACCTCGGCTTGGCATCAATAATAAGTATGACTCATCTCGGGATGAAGGAATCATATGCAATCAAAAATGCAAGGGGAATTTTATTTGATGCCTCAACACAAATTGCAAATTTGATAAAAAACTTATGCTTGAATTACTAA
- a CDS encoding Predicted oxidoreductase, contains short-chain dehydrogenase (SDR) and DUF2520 domains has product MTIKPFNIAIIGAGRVGTLIAKFLSEIIGHRITAVISRSTESLQRFLKRVKAETTSISILDIPSDVEVIFITTPDSAIRGVAENLCKLENLNFKNLVVYHTSGVLTSDVLSCLHWLGAEIGSLHPVYSISHFDYSIDEIKKIKFTLEGSRKIYDITKWIFYNFDFNIFPIEKSQKILYHIACVFASNYMISLLHAIDEILKKANLSIDNKFLSPLIEISLKNADELGVVNALTGPIERGDIETVRLHLDELKNKFPEILPLYSSLAIETIRVAFKKKSISVNLASKMLDLVSSYIGRK; this is encoded by the coding sequence TTGACGATTAAACCATTTAACATAGCCATAATAGGTGCAGGAAGAGTTGGCACTTTAATAGCGAAATTTTTGAGCGAAATCATCGGGCACAGGATAACCGCTGTAATAAGTAGAAGCACTGAATCACTTCAAAGGTTTTTGAAAAGGGTTAAAGCTGAAACCACTTCAATTTCAATTCTGGACATCCCTTCTGATGTTGAGGTTATTTTCATCACCACACCTGACTCGGCAATTCGTGGGGTTGCTGAAAATCTTTGTAAACTTGAAAATTTGAATTTTAAAAATCTCGTCGTTTACCATACTTCTGGAGTTCTTACAAGCGATGTTCTTTCGTGTTTGCATTGGCTTGGTGCTGAGATTGGCTCTCTTCATCCTGTTTATTCTATTTCACACTTTGATTATTCCATTGATGAGATAAAAAAGATAAAATTCACACTTGAGGGCAGTAGAAAAATTTACGATATAACTAAGTGGATTTTTTACAATTTTGACTTCAACATTTTTCCGATTGAAAAGTCGCAGAAAATTCTTTACCATATTGCCTGTGTGTTTGCGTCAAATTATATGATTTCACTTCTTCATGCGATTGATGAAATTTTGAAGAAGGCAAACTTAAGCATTGACAATAAATTTCTCTCTCCGCTTATTGAAATTTCACTTAAAAACGCAGATGAATTGGGGGTTGTAAACGCCCTCACAGGACCGATTGAAAGAGGTGATATTGAAACTGTAAGGCTTCATCTTGATGAACTTAAAAATAAATTTCCCGAAATTCTGCCACTTTATTCATCGCTTGCAATTGAAACCATAAGGGTTGCCTTTAAAAAGAAGAGCATATCCGTAAATCTTGCTTCTAAAATGCTTGACCTTGTAAGTTCATATATTGGAAGAAAATGA
- a CDS encoding Regulator of sirC expression, contains transglutaminase-like and TPR domains codes for MSPERYIISLVKLLDDEDVFVSKSAYEKLVDLGVEAIPVLSKIKHNVSENVKNLLDEIVDTLKYKNYTSEVVSYFMAHEKDIERGAYLVARFAYPDVNFRKYSEMLDLMAFELKKRIYMVENLYDIVEVVNRFFFVEKGFRGNFENYYEPDNIFINRVIDRRLGIPITLSLIYILVGRRANIPVYGVGIPGHFVVRYESNGFEIYVDPFNGGKIMARSDCEKLISQLGYSQKDEYLKRATPEMIVKRMFGNLALAYKNNGYIENAEKLIKILKLIESLNENLHENR; via the coding sequence GTGAGCCCCGAAAGATACATAATTTCGCTTGTCAAACTTCTTGATGATGAAGATGTTTTTGTTTCAAAGTCTGCTTATGAAAAACTCGTTGATTTAGGTGTTGAGGCGATCCCTGTGCTTTCAAAAATTAAGCATAATGTAAGCGAGAATGTAAAAAATTTGCTTGATGAAATCGTTGATACTTTAAAATATAAAAATTATACCAGTGAGGTTGTTTCGTATTTTATGGCTCATGAAAAAGATATTGAGAGGGGGGCATATCTTGTTGCGAGATTTGCTTATCCAGATGTTAATTTTAGGAAGTACTCAGAGATGCTTGATTTAATGGCTTTTGAGTTGAAGAAGAGAATTTACATGGTTGAAAATTTGTATGACATCGTTGAGGTGGTGAATAGATTTTTCTTTGTTGAGAAAGGTTTCAGGGGAAATTTTGAAAATTATTATGAGCCAGATAACATTTTCATAAATCGTGTGATAGATAGACGATTGGGAATACCAATTACGCTTTCGTTGATTTACATCCTTGTGGGTAGAAGGGCGAATATCCCGGTTTATGGCGTTGGAATACCAGGGCATTTTGTTGTCAGATATGAATCAAACGGTTTTGAAATTTATGTTGACCCGTTTAACGGTGGTAAGATAATGGCGAGGTCAGATTGTGAAAAGTTAATTTCTCAACTTGGTTATTCTCAAAAGGATGAATACCTGAAGCGTGCAACGCCCGAGATGATTGTTAAGAGAATGTTTGGAAATCTTGCTCTTGCCTATAAAAATAACGGCTATATTGAAAATGCAGAAAAGTTAATAAAGATATTAAAACTAATTGAATCGCTAAATGAAAATTTACACGAGAACAGGTGA
- a CDS encoding 3-oxoacyl-[acyl-carrier protein] reductase, with protein sequence MEKKVALITGSGRRLGRQIAIALAESGFDIVVNYNQSKLEAMKTLKKIKEIGREAIAVKADITKSSQVKRMVEKAIERFGQIDVLVNNAAIFPKPVKFWEITDELWDYVIDTNLKGQFLCSREVVKFMLERKRGKIINIASLGGLQVWTEHIAYNVAKAGLIMLTKAMAKALAPYITVNAIAPGTIIIPGEESGEIKHIPEHRIPLKRYGKPSDITDIVVFLATKGDYITGQVIPVDGGRSIL encoded by the coding sequence ATGGAAAAAAAGGTTGCGCTTATCACTGGTTCTGGAAGAAGATTGGGTAGACAGATCGCGATTGCGCTTGCTGAATCGGGTTTTGACATAGTTGTAAATTATAATCAATCAAAGCTTGAGGCGATGAAGACTTTAAAAAAGATAAAAGAAATTGGTAGGGAAGCGATAGCTGTAAAAGCGGATATCACAAAAAGTAGTCAAGTTAAAAGAATGGTTGAAAAAGCTATTGAAAGGTTTGGTCAGATAGATGTTCTTGTGAATAACGCTGCAATTTTCCCAAAGCCTGTTAAGTTTTGGGAAATAACAGATGAGTTATGGGATTATGTAATTGATACAAATTTAAAGGGGCAGTTTTTGTGCTCAAGAGAAGTTGTTAAGTTTATGCTTGAGAGGAAGAGGGGGAAAATAATTAACATTGCCTCGCTTGGTGGCTTGCAGGTTTGGACTGAACATATAGCTTATAATGTTGCAAAGGCTGGTTTGATAATGTTGACAAAGGCAATGGCAAAAGCACTTGCCCCATATATAACTGTTAATGCAATTGCACCTGGAACTATAATAATACCTGGTGAAGAATCCGGTGAGATAAAGCATATCCCTGAGCATAGGATTCCATTGAAAAGATATGGAAAGCCATCGGATATTACAGATATAGTTGTGTTTCTTGCAACGAAAGGGGATTACATAACAGGACAAGTTATTCCAGTTGATGGTGGAAGGTCAATTTTATAA
- a CDS encoding GWxTD domain-containing protein, translating to MRKTLFLSLLLISTLYAQLPFFRPFFSTIEREAGKLFFYEVINLISEDTSKSRVDINFRIANDLLTFVKNPLNSPAYVANFTVSAEITDKDGKSIARKIFRGYRATDNYEETNSKDIYTQGNFRFDLAPGNYRLILILEDEQSNQILKRERVLTLKSFKPNSFETSDLTIIQESQENGDTLILIPTNIGNRVNFGKGFFAYIQFTDKPTEVEYTLVFFSEFGRKKEIKKETIKSDEITNDKKFLFKENPGDTIFTYLLIPSFPQTYYSLLIRFSGDSLDLGEYEISLSTKFMDSTGKEIQKSFTKKFTVEWIDMPFSLQNLDYAIEILEYIATPDEMAKLRFGTPQARLLKFKEFWAQRDPTPNTIYNELMAEYYRRVDYAYINFATMRERDGARTDRGKIYILYGQPTKIERKYTPGKPTEEIWYYEPIRRKFVFVDQYGSFKLISVEKYAP from the coding sequence ATGAGAAAAACGCTTTTTTTATCCTTGCTTTTAATATCAACACTATATGCACAACTTCCTTTCTTCCGTCCATTCTTCTCAACAATTGAAAGAGAAGCTGGGAAACTTTTCTTTTACGAGGTCATAAACCTAATAAGCGAAGATACATCTAAAAGCAGAGTTGATATAAATTTTAGAATTGCCAACGATCTTCTAACCTTCGTAAAAAATCCATTGAATTCCCCCGCTTATGTTGCAAACTTTACAGTCAGCGCCGAAATCACCGATAAAGATGGGAAATCAATAGCAAGAAAGATATTTAGAGGTTATAGAGCAACTGATAATTATGAAGAAACCAATTCAAAAGATATTTACACACAGGGAAATTTTCGCTTTGATCTGGCACCTGGAAATTACCGATTGATTCTTATACTTGAAGATGAACAATCAAACCAGATATTAAAACGTGAGCGAGTTTTAACTTTAAAATCCTTTAAACCAAATTCTTTTGAAACCTCTGATTTGACGATTATTCAAGAAAGCCAGGAAAACGGAGATACACTTATCTTAATCCCGACAAACATCGGAAACAGGGTTAACTTCGGGAAAGGCTTCTTCGCCTACATTCAATTCACCGATAAACCCACCGAAGTTGAATATACACTGGTCTTTTTTTCAGAATTTGGAAGAAAAAAAGAGATAAAAAAAGAAACAATTAAATCCGATGAGATAACAAATGATAAAAAATTTCTCTTTAAAGAAAATCCAGGTGATACAATTTTCACATATCTTTTAATTCCATCCTTTCCTCAAACATATTACTCACTTCTCATCCGGTTTAGTGGTGATTCGCTTGACCTTGGTGAATATGAAATTTCACTTTCTACAAAATTTATGGATTCAACAGGAAAGGAAATTCAAAAATCATTTACAAAAAAATTCACAGTTGAATGGATTGACATGCCATTCTCACTTCAAAATCTTGATTACGCAATTGAAATACTTGAATATATTGCAACGCCCGATGAAATGGCTAAGTTAAGGTTTGGAACCCCGCAGGCGAGGTTGCTAAAATTTAAAGAGTTCTGGGCTCAAAGAGATCCAACCCCTAATACGATTTATAACGAGCTAATGGCTGAATACTACAGAAGGGTTGACTATGCTTATATAAACTTTGCAACAATGAGAGAACGAGATGGAGCAAGAACAGATAGAGGGAAAATTTACATACTTTACGGTCAACCAACAAAAATTGAAAGAAAATATACCCCTGGAAAACCAACTGAAGAAATATGGTATTATGAGCCTATAAGAAGAAAATTTGTCTTCGTTGATCAGTATGGTTCTTTTAAACTAATATCCGTTGAAAAATATGCGCCCTAA
- a CDS encoding 5-methyltetrahydrofolate--homocysteine methyltransferase — MLELLTSKTLVADGAIGTELLKRSNEKFPEILNFTNPQLVESLHIDYTNAGADIITTNSFGANPARLKSTKINIYELNKTSAQLARKVNFSNKLIFGSVGPSGLKPGDEEFKKLADYYFEQIRGLADGGVNAILIETMIFIEEMKIVCEVARNVTKLPLALSMSFHKTKNGFKTYAGVDLKIAVKEMLKLGAEIIGANCGNGFAEMVDIAKNFKSITKEIPVLVKPSAGTPRKINNDLIYPDTPETIPEFVRKLVDIGINIIGGCCGTTPEHIKVIRKIVDETAQK, encoded by the coding sequence ATGCTTGAATTACTAACTTCAAAGACACTTGTAGCTGATGGTGCAATTGGAACTGAACTTCTTAAACGCTCAAATGAAAAATTTCCCGAGATTTTAAATTTTACAAACCCCCAACTCGTTGAATCACTTCACATTGACTACACAAACGCAGGAGCCGATATAATAACAACAAATTCATTCGGGGCAAACCCAGCAAGGTTAAAAAGTACCAAAATAAACATATACGAACTCAACAAAACATCAGCACAATTAGCCCGAAAAGTCAACTTCTCCAATAAATTGATCTTCGGCAGCGTTGGACCATCAGGTTTAAAACCTGGAGATGAAGAATTTAAAAAACTTGCTGATTACTATTTTGAGCAAATTCGTGGTTTGGCAGATGGCGGTGTGAATGCAATTTTAATTGAGACGATGATATTTATAGAAGAAATGAAAATAGTGTGTGAAGTTGCAAGGAATGTAACCAAACTACCCCTGGCTTTGTCAATGAGTTTTCATAAAACTAAAAATGGATTTAAAACTTACGCTGGAGTTGACCTGAAAATCGCTGTTAAAGAAATGCTAAAACTTGGAGCAGAAATTATTGGCGCAAACTGCGGAAATGGATTTGCAGAAATGGTTGATATTGCCAAAAATTTTAAATCAATAACAAAAGAAATTCCCGTCCTTGTAAAACCCTCCGCTGGAACCCCAAGAAAAATAAACAATGATTTGATCTACCCCGATACCCCTGAAACTATACCTGAATTTGTTAGGAAACTTGTTGACATAGGGATAAACATAATCGGTGGATGCTGCGGGACAACACCAGAACATATAAAAGTGATAAGAAAAATCGTTGATGAAACCGCACAAAAATAA
- a CDS encoding 4-hydroxythreonine-4-phosphate dehydrogenase, which translates to MRPKIAITAGDINGIGPEVALKSMIKKNVLSKAQPFIIAPVKIIKTYCELLNLKFHIMENEDDFLPEKDVINVLPMKKFENFEINIGKPTKTSGKIAGESIILAVELCLQKKADAICTSPVSKKALDLAGFNYPGQTEMIAKLSNSKRFLMMFVNNQIKLGLATIHIPISKVSKILSEKLLSEKIEILIDSLRFDFAIKSPTIAVLGLNPHAGEDGLIGNEEQNIIKPVITQLNKEKITIEGPFPADGFFGKRKYKNYDAVLSLYHDQGLIPIKLIDFYRTVNFSAGLNIIRTSPDHGTAYDIAGKLIANEKSMESAIILSAQIFKNRAKSQK; encoded by the coding sequence ATGCGCCCTAAAATCGCAATCACAGCTGGTGATATAAATGGAATAGGTCCTGAGGTTGCCCTGAAATCAATGATTAAAAAAAATGTTCTCTCAAAAGCTCAACCTTTCATCATAGCCCCGGTGAAGATCATCAAAACATATTGCGAACTTTTAAATCTAAAATTTCACATCATGGAAAACGAAGATGATTTCCTACCTGAAAAAGATGTCATCAATGTTCTGCCGATGAAAAAATTTGAAAACTTTGAAATAAACATCGGAAAACCGACCAAAACTTCTGGAAAAATCGCAGGCGAGTCAATAATCCTTGCTGTTGAACTTTGCCTTCAAAAAAAAGCTGATGCCATTTGTACCTCCCCTGTATCAAAAAAAGCATTGGACCTTGCTGGCTTCAACTACCCTGGGCAAACTGAGATGATCGCAAAACTTTCCAATTCAAAAAGATTTCTAATGATGTTTGTAAATAACCAGATCAAACTTGGACTTGCAACAATCCATATCCCGATATCAAAGGTGAGCAAAATCCTATCGGAAAAATTGCTAAGTGAGAAAATTGAAATTTTAATTGACTCGTTAAGATTTGACTTTGCTATAAAATCTCCAACTATTGCAGTCCTCGGTTTAAACCCTCACGCTGGAGAAGACGGCTTGATTGGGAACGAAGAGCAAAATATAATCAAGCCCGTTATAACTCAGCTCAACAAAGAAAAAATCACAATTGAAGGTCCATTTCCAGCGGATGGATTTTTCGGCAAGCGAAAATATAAAAACTATGACGCTGTCTTATCCCTATATCACGATCAAGGTCTCATCCCGATAAAACTTATTGACTTTTACAGAACAGTTAATTTTTCAGCAGGTCTTAACATAATAAGAACCTCGCCAGACCATGGGACTGCGTATGACATCGCTGGGAAATTGATCGCAAATGAAAAAAGTATGGAATCAGCAATAATTCTTTCAGCCCAAATTTTTAAAAATCGCGCAAAATCACAGAAATGA
- a CDS encoding GAF domain-containing protein: MEQIIIKGQTKEEIYSELIPQIKSLIEDESDLIANLANVTSALKQAFPSFSWVGFYLAKGDELVLGPFQGKLACTRIKIGSGVCGTSALRKETIIVPDVEKFPGHIYCDPDSKSEIVVPIIKNGQVLGVLDIDSYELNNFDEVDKIYLEKVVDLLVSKF; this comes from the coding sequence ATGGAGCAGATAATAATAAAAGGTCAAACGAAGGAGGAAATATATTCAGAACTTATACCGCAGATAAAATCTTTAATTGAGGATGAATCGGATTTGATTGCAAACCTTGCAAATGTCACATCTGCACTTAAGCAAGCATTTCCATCTTTTTCATGGGTTGGGTTTTACCTTGCAAAAGGGGATGAGCTTGTCCTTGGACCTTTTCAAGGGAAACTTGCTTGCACAAGGATAAAAATAGGCTCTGGAGTTTGTGGGACATCTGCCTTAAGAAAAGAAACAATTATTGTTCCCGATGTTGAGAAATTTCCAGGGCATATTTATTGTGATCCTGACTCAAAGTCAGAGATAGTTGTTCCTATAATTAAAAATGGCCAGGTTCTTGGGGTTCTTGATATTGACAGCTATGAATTAAATAATTTTGATGAGGTTGATAAAATTTATCTTGAAAAAGTTGTTGATTTGTTAGTTTCAAAATTTTAA
- a CDS encoding histidinol-phosphatase (PHP family) translates to MVDYHTHTKLCKHARGEIKDYILMAIEKNLTEIGVSDHMPLPDDFDPEHRMTIDEFEIYKDWYKSAVDEFGERIKIKFGIEAEFIDEKIDFIRDFVRNGDFDYVIGSVHFLDGWNIASHKEAWKWEGKDVNEVYEDYYQTIKKLVKSGIFDIVGHFDMIKKFGHHADKNFEELIREILKLIKENGLCIEINTSGLRHKVGEIYPSVEILKIAREYKIPLTVGSDAHSPEDIGRDFDTAYELIQIYGGGKISIFEKRERKEVSLRSY, encoded by the coding sequence GTGGTTGATTATCATACTCATACAAAACTTTGTAAGCATGCGAGGGGTGAGATAAAAGATTATATTTTGATGGCAATTGAGAAAAACTTAACAGAAATTGGGGTTTCGGATCACATGCCGTTGCCCGATGATTTTGACCCTGAACATAGAATGACGATTGATGAATTTGAAATTTACAAAGATTGGTATAAATCTGCGGTTGATGAATTCGGTGAGAGAATCAAAATAAAATTTGGTATTGAGGCTGAGTTTATAGATGAAAAAATTGATTTCATCAGGGACTTTGTCCGAAATGGTGATTTTGATTATGTCATCGGTTCAGTTCATTTTCTTGATGGATGGAATATCGCAAGCCATAAGGAGGCATGGAAATGGGAAGGGAAAGATGTAAATGAAGTTTATGAGGATTATTATCAAACTATTAAAAAACTTGTCAAGTCAGGGATTTTTGATATAGTTGGGCATTTTGATATGATAAAGAAGTTTGGACATCATGCAGATAAAAATTTTGAGGAGTTGATAAGGGAAATTTTGAAACTCATCAAGGAAAATGGCTTGTGTATTGAAATTAACACATCTGGGTTAAGGCATAAAGTTGGTGAAATTTATCCTTCGGTGGAGATACTTAAAATTGCAAGGGAATATAAAATCCCTCTAACCGTTGGCTCAGACGCCCATAGCCCTGAGGATATAGGCAGAGATTTTGATACTGCATATGAATTAATACAAATTTATGGTGGCGGTAAGATTTCAATTTTTGAAAAGAGGGAGAGGAAGGAGGTAAGTTTACGATCATATTGA
- a CDS encoding cob(I)alamin adenosyltransferase, with protein sequence MKIYTRTGDDGTTSLFAGGRVKKDNARVEAYGTVDELNSILGVIRAVSKDNFINETIKDIQNLLFVLGSDLATPIGVESIKVKRITKDDVEKIERLIDKVDESLEPLRSFILPGGTFLASFLHLARTVCRRAERRIVSLSEKEKINENIIPFVNRLSDLFFTLARYANKIENVDDIKWIG encoded by the coding sequence ATGAAAATTTACACGAGAACAGGTGATGACGGGACAACTTCTCTTTTCGCTGGTGGAAGGGTAAAGAAAGACAACGCCAGAGTTGAAGCTTATGGAACTGTTGATGAACTTAATTCAATTCTCGGGGTCATAAGGGCGGTGTCAAAAGATAATTTTATCAATGAAACGATAAAAGACATTCAAAATTTACTTTTTGTTTTAGGGTCTGATCTTGCAACGCCAATTGGGGTTGAAAGTATTAAGGTGAAAAGGATCACGAAAGATGATGTTGAAAAAATTGAGAGGTTGATTGACAAGGTAGACGAAAGTCTTGAACCGTTGCGCAGTTTTATACTTCCTGGTGGGACTTTTCTTGCTTCTTTTTTGCACCTTGCGAGGACTGTTTGCAGGCGTGCTGAGCGAAGGATAGTTTCACTTTCTGAAAAAGAGAAGATAAATGAAAATATAATACCATTTGTGAATCGTCTTTCTGATTTGTTTTTCACACTTGCAAGATATGCAAATAAAATTGAAAATGTTGACGATATAAAATGGATAGGATAA